In Haloterrigena turkmenica DSM 5511, a single genomic region encodes these proteins:
- the glnA gene encoding type I glutamate--ammonia ligase, with amino-acid sequence MTSGNITEAEQAVLDEIEEKDVDFLRLQFTDILGTVKNVSVPARQAEKAFSEGIYFDGSSIEGFVRIQESDMRLVPDPDTFAILPWRQKEDSAAARMICDVYNTSTGEPFEGDPRRVLKNALERAEDLGYDVNAAPEPEFFLFEEDEEGRATTKTNDAGGYFDLAPKDLASDVRRDIIYGLEDMGFEIEASHHEVAEGQHEINFEYDDALATADNVATFRTVVRAIAAQHDLHATFMPKPIPKINGSGMHTHFSLFEDGENAFHDEDDEFNLSDEAHSFLAGILEHAPAITAVANPTVNSYKRLVPGYEAPVYVAWSDRNRSALVRKPAARTPAASRIELRSPDPSCNPYLAFAVMIHAGLDGIEQDLECPDPVRENIYEFDEQKRDEYGIDTLPSNLGKAVDALEDDEAIYSALGEHVAPKFVEAKRQEFEEYLVDVSEWELDRYLETF; translated from the coding sequence ATGACAAGCGGAAACATCACCGAGGCCGAACAGGCGGTATTAGACGAGATCGAGGAGAAAGACGTCGATTTCCTCCGTCTTCAGTTCACTGACATTCTCGGAACGGTAAAGAACGTCTCCGTTCCCGCTCGCCAGGCCGAGAAGGCCTTCAGCGAGGGTATCTACTTCGACGGCTCCTCGATCGAAGGCTTCGTCCGCATTCAGGAATCGGACATGCGCCTGGTCCCCGACCCGGACACGTTCGCCATCCTCCCGTGGCGCCAGAAGGAGGACAGTGCCGCGGCCCGGATGATCTGTGACGTCTACAACACCTCGACGGGCGAGCCCTTCGAGGGCGACCCGCGCCGCGTCCTCAAGAACGCCCTCGAGCGCGCCGAGGACCTCGGCTACGATGTCAACGCCGCGCCCGAGCCGGAGTTCTTCCTGTTCGAGGAAGACGAGGAGGGCCGTGCGACGACCAAGACCAACGACGCCGGCGGCTACTTCGACCTCGCGCCGAAAGACCTCGCCAGCGACGTCCGCCGCGACATCATCTACGGTCTCGAGGACATGGGCTTCGAGATCGAGGCCAGCCACCACGAGGTCGCCGAGGGGCAACACGAGATCAACTTCGAGTACGACGACGCGCTCGCGACCGCGGACAACGTCGCCACCTTCCGCACCGTCGTCCGCGCCATCGCGGCCCAACACGACCTGCACGCGACGTTCATGCCCAAGCCGATCCCGAAGATCAACGGCTCGGGGATGCACACGCACTTCTCGCTGTTCGAGGACGGCGAGAACGCCTTCCACGACGAGGACGACGAGTTCAACCTCAGCGACGAGGCTCACTCGTTCCTCGCGGGTATTCTCGAGCACGCGCCGGCGATCACGGCGGTCGCGAACCCGACGGTCAACAGCTACAAGCGCCTGGTGCCGGGCTACGAGGCGCCGGTCTACGTCGCCTGGTCGGACCGCAACCGCTCGGCGCTGGTCCGCAAGCCCGCGGCCCGCACACCGGCAGCTTCGCGAATCGAACTGCGCTCGCCGGATCCGTCCTGTAACCCGTACCTCGCCTTCGCCGTCATGATCCACGCCGGTCTCGACGGCATCGAACAGGACCTCGAGTGTCCCGACCCGGTCCGGGAGAACATCTACGAGTTCGACGAGCAGAAGCGCGACGAGTACGGCATCGACACCCTCCCGTCGAACCTCGGTAAGGCCGTCGACGCCCTCGAGGACGACGAGGCCATCTACAGCGCGCTGGGCGAGCACGTCGCGCCGAAATTCGTCGAGGCCAAGCGCCAGGAGTTCGAGGAGTACCTCGTCGACGTCTCCGAGTGGGAGCTCGACCGCTACCTCGAGACGTTCTGA